A window of the Fulvia fulva chromosome 11, complete sequence genome harbors these coding sequences:
- a CDS encoding GTP-binding protein 2 — MSMASIFTWEPEPPRVHSPWLQGADTPEGVEDHNGEEEGGTDLNLAALSLKDGAQSGNRVTRLKAEPQDGPVEYKLHLLLRARRKFRSTSTGSMISGSKHSKFNSNSPAHIAEDSGLDSTNAAATPPQASTHQTRQHRLEQLTTQLLWRLQQSSPHHTSSATNIILPSLPDALPELVAPQQPARLLHGLEESQGALYEIGVSDDGTLIGLAEDEMSESLNNLRAMAACLGCVVEVLRNEVVGECEWLEDVVVSKEERKVQRSGKLLVAEAFVKPYLHAKSPPLAPKELAAAGQPLTALPSTVELTTPATEQLRITLTGPTMSGKSTLLGTLTTSTLDNGRGKSRLSMLRHRHEITSGMTSSVTQELLGYQDSTEGSVEVVNYATENIASWIDIHAAAAGSRLVFVSDSAGHPRYRRTTLRGLVGWAPHWTLLCIPADDTKDTTPQISGSSGSPHLAAVPDMDLSGAQLDLCLRLNLPLVVVITKLDLASRSGLRESLTKVLDALKKAGKRPAIIPNRPGVVVEADVQSLPASLIETAYQTALPLLNDAREVVPIVLTSAVEGTGVGNLHVLLHELPLPAAIITGSPESSLTIFDVEDVYSKPAEVAGVIVSGHLRCGQITVGDTIVVGPFSGHEHGEDSEDSDERPLRRASSGLPTSRSFPGALRDSLLSRSYFHLPRQEWRHVKVTSIRNLRLPVHALHADQVGTLALTLDEHEAKTAPLARVRKGMVLTAMQTLATRTFTARFQREDLDTLAVGNHVVVYMSSVRASAKVISARAPDSPVVERQQSATTEPFSFDLDVGLDVGLDGQNSPVAGVVTATHLLVTFSLDASKEFVLPGDQVLVMPGGGPGLYGGTERGEKGLAGLEGFVGEIVDVHG, encoded by the coding sequence ATGAGTATGGCATCAATCTTCACATGGGAGCCTGAGCCTCCAAGGGTGCATTCTCCGTGGCTGCAAGGTGCAGACACTCCTGAAGGGGTGGAAGATCACAACGGCGAGGAAGAAGGCGGTACCGACCTCAACTTGGCGGCTCTGTCACTCAAGGATGGCGCGCAAAGTGGCAACAGAGTCACACGGTTGAAAGCAGAGCCTCAGGATGGGCCGGTCGAGTACAAGTTGCACCTACTGCTTCGTGCTCGGCGGAAGTTCAGGTCCACCAGCACTGGCAGTATGATCTCAGGTTCAAAGCACTCCAAGTTCAATAGCAACTCTCCAGCACACATTGCTGAAGACAGTGGCCTGGACTCCACGAATGCTGCTGCTACGCCTCCACAAGCCTCGACTCATCAGACGAGACAGCATAGGTTGGAACAGCTTACAACACAGCTGCTCTGGCGCTTGCAGCAATCTTCACCACATCACACTTCATCAGCCACAAATATCATTCTTCCATCTCTACCGGACGCACTGCCTGAACTTGTGGCGCCACAGCAGCCCGCAAGACTGCTTCATGGGTTGGAGGAGAGCCAGGGCGCCCTCTACGAGATTGGTGTATCCGATGACGGCACACTGATCGGTTTGGCGGAAGATGAGATGAGCGAAAGTCTGAACAATCTACGTGCTATGGCGGCATGTCTAGGATGTGTCGTCGAGGTGCTACGGAATGAGGTTGTTGGAGAATGTGAATGGCTAGAGGATGTCGTCGTGAGCAAGGAGGAGCGCAAGGTACAACGTTCTGGTAAGCTCCTCGTGGCCGAAGCTTTTGTGAAGCCATATCTCCATGCGAAAAGTCCACCTTTAGCTCCGAAGGAGCTTGCAGCAGCTGGCCAGCCGTTGACTGCACTACCATCTACCGTCGAGTTGACGACTCCAGCCACAGAGCAGCTCAGGATAACACTCACTGGACCGACTATGTCAGGAAAATCAACGCTACTCGGCACGTTGACAACATCCACTCTCGACAACGGTCGCGGCAAGAGTCGTCTGAGTATGCTCCGGCACCGTCACGAGATCACGTCTGGCATGACAAGCTCGGTGACACAGGAACTGCTGGGATACCAAGACTCAACGGAAGGTTCCGTCGAGGTTGTCAACTATGCCACGGAGAACATAGCTTCATGGATCGACATACACGCTGCCGCCGCTGGCAGTCGACTCGTCTTCGTCTCGGATTCCGCAGGCCATCCTCGGTACCGACGAACCACGCTAAGAGGACTGGTGGGCTGGGCACCTCATTGGACACTTTTGTGTATCCCTGCAGACGACACCAAAGATACCACGCCGCAAATAAGCGGCAGCAGTGGTTCGCCGCACCTAGCAGCAGTCCCCGACATGGATCTCTCGGGCGCCCAGTTAGATCTCTGCCTGCGACTCAATCTTCCATTGGTTGTTGTGATCACAAAACTTGACTTAGCGTCCCGAAGTGGACTAAGAGAAAGCCTGACAAAAGTGTTAGATGCCTTGAAGAAGGCGGGCAAAAGACCGGCGATCATACCCAACAGGCCTGGAGTTGTTGTTGAAGCAGACGTGCAAAGTTTGCCGGCCTCATTGATTGAGACTGCGTATCAGACCGCGCTGCCACTACTGAATGATGCTAGAGAAGTCGTGCCAATTGTGCTCACGAGCGCGGTCGAAGGTACCGGGGTTGGAAACTTGCACGTCTTACTGCACGAGCTGCCCCTCCCAGCCGCGATCATTACTGGGTCGCCCGAGAGCTCTCTTACGATCTTCGATGTTGAGGACGTCTACAGTAAGCCGGCTGAAGTCGCAGGTGTCATTGTATCGGGGCATTTGCGGTGTGGTCAGATCACAGTTGGCGACACCATTGTGGTTGGCCCTTTCTCGGGTCATGAACATGGTGAAGATTCCGAGGACTCCGATGAGCGTCCTTTGCGTAGAGCTTCGTCTGGTCTGCCAACGTCGCGATCGTTCCCGGGAGCTCTGCGAGACTCGCTGCTGAGTCGATCATACTTCCATTTGCCAAGGCAAGAATGGCGCCATGTCAAAGTGACAAGTATTCGAAATCTGCGACTCCCGGTGCATGCGTTACATGCCGACCAGGTGGGCACTCTTGCCTTGACGCTCGACGAGCACGAAGCCAAGACTGCGCCTCTTGCTCGGGTACGCAAAGGCATGGTGTTGACTGCAATGCAGACGCTTGCCACTCGTACATTCACGGCAAGGTTCCAGCGCGAAGATCTGGACACGCTCGCTGTTGGCAACCATGTTGTGGTATACATGTCAAGCGTGCGCGCTTCTGCCAAAGTCATATCTGCTCGTGCACCGGACTCTCCTGTGGTGGAGCGACAGCAGTCAGCAACCACTGAGCCTTTCTCCTTCGACCTGGATGTTGGCTTAGATGTTGGCTTAGATGGTCAGAATAGCCCAGTCGCTGGGGTAGTCACTGCAACACATCTCCTGGTCACCTTTTCTCTGGATGCTTCGAAGGAGTTTGTTCTACCGGGCGACCAAGTCTTGGTCATGCCCGGAGGTGGTCCAGGGCTGTACGGCGGAACAGAGAGGGGAGAGAAAGGTCTTGCAGGTCTCGAAGGGTTTGTTGGCGAGATCGTTGACGTCCATGGGTAA